From the Cucurbita pepo subsp. pepo cultivar mu-cu-16 chromosome LG05, ASM280686v2, whole genome shotgun sequence genome, one window contains:
- the LOC111795991 gene encoding putative E3 ubiquitin-protein ligase UBR7: MAEVFDDETEQTISIQEYLKEVEEQELEADLVLGGDEGKECTYSKGYLKRQAIFSCLTCTPDGNAGVCTACSLSCHDGHEIVELWTKRNFRCDCGNSKFGDFICKLFSNKDVENANNSYNHNFKGSYCICNRPYPDPDVEEQVEMIQCCMCEDWFHEEHLGLSSIDEIPRDEDGEPLYEDFICSACSAVCSFLSQYPSSIWAVGRPSDISLDVTKKNDAPEPILSHSTSVKRDDDANAHDSANVDLTVAPDKSADKNSLLSEPTTENDRGSNESIKDNDQTVSCVLGASQSSASTAVQNKPMFLSKNWRGALCRCEKCVDNFKRMNISFLLDEEDSIAEYEKIAKQKREEKLQQQEGAELKLFDNLGHVEKIEILNGIADMKDEIHTFLESFDSSKPITSADIHQVFENLAKKRRRTE; this comes from the exons ATGGCGGAAGTTTTTGATGACGAAACCGAACAGACGATTTCTATTCAAGAGTATCTGAAGGAAGTTGAGGAACAGGAGCTG GAAGCAGATTTGGTTTTGGGAGGTGACGAAGGAAAGGAATGTACTTACAGCAAGGGTTATTTGAAGAGACAAGCCATTTTCTCATGTCTAACTTGTACCCCTGATGGAAATGCCGGAGTTTGCACAGCATGTAGCTTGTCCTGTCACGATGGACACGAG ATTGTGGAATTATGGACGAAAAGGAACTTCAGGTGCGACTgtggaaattcaaaatttggagaTTTCATTTGCAAGCTGTTCTCAAACAAAGATGTAGAAAATGCCAACAATTCGTATAACCATAACTTTAAAGGCTCATATTGCATATGCAATCGTCCTTATCCTGATCCAGATGTTGAAGAGCAGGTGGAGATGATTCAGTGCTGTATGTGTGAGGATTGGTTCCACGAGGAACATCTTGGTCTCAGTTCCATAGATGAG ATTCCGAGAGATGAAGACGGGGAGCCCCTGTACGAGGACTTCATATGCTCGGCATGTTCTGCAGTTTGTTCTTTTCTGAGTCAATACCCTTCTTCTATTTGGGCTGTGGGAAGGCCCTCTGATATCTCCTTGGACGTTACCAAGAAAAATGATGCTCCAGAACCCATACTTTCACATAGTACATCTGTAAAGCGCGATGATGATGCCAATGCTCACGATTCTGCCAATGTCGACCTTACAGTAGCTCCTGATAAATCTGCTGACAAAAACAGCTTGCTTAGTGAACCTACTACTGAGAATGATCGTGGTTCCAACGAATCTATTAAAGATAACGATCAAACTGTTAGTTGTGTGCTTGGCGCTTCTCAGTCATCTGCTTCTACAGCCGTTCAAAACAAGCCAATGTTTCTTTCAAAGAACTGGAGGGGTGCCTTGTGCAGATGTGAAAAATGCGTCGATAATTTTAAGCGGATGAATATTAGTTTCCTGCTAGATGAAGAGGACTCCATTGCTGAATATGAGAAAATAGCAAAGCAGAAGAGGGAAGAGAAGTTACAGCAACAAGAGGGTGCTGAGTTGAAGTTGTTTGATAACCTTGGCCATGTAGAGAAAATTGAGATTCTGAATGGCATTGCAGATATGAAGGATGAGATTCATACATTCCTG gAATCGTTCGACTCGTCAAAGCCTATCACATCTGCAGATATCCACCAGGTTTTCGAGAATCTAGCTAAAAAGAGGCGTCGTACGGAATGA